AGGAATTTGAGCGTCTTGGGGCGGGACGCCTGCGCAAGGCCGTCGTGGAAGGTGACGTGGAATGGGGATCCGTCATGGCCGGGCAGATCGCGGGTCTGGTGAAAGATGTGAAGCCTGCCGGGCAGATTATTGAAGAAATGTTCGAACAGGCTCGTGAGATTTTGGGGCGTCTGGCTCGCTGATGTTGTGAGGTTTTAAAGGAGAGACGGGAGGTCGATCATGAAATACGCGTTTCTTTTCCCCGGGCAAGGCGCACAGGAGGTCGGCATGGGGAAAACGCTCTTGGAGGAATTCGCCGCGGCACGCCGGGTATTCGAGGTTGTCGATGGAGCCCTGGGTTTTCCTCTGAGCGACATGATCCTCAACGGCCCGGAAAGCGAACTGCAGAAGACGGAGTTTACGCAGCCTGCCATCATGACCGTTGGAATCGCTCTGCATTCCGTTCTCGTCGAGGAATTAGGTGTCACACCGGCTCCGGTCTGCTCTGCGGGACACAGTCTCGGCGAATATACCGCGCACGTCGCCGCGGGAACGCTCACCCTTGAGGATGCGGTGAGGCTCGTGCATCTTCGAGGAAAGCTCATGCAGGAAGCGGTACCTCTCGGTGTGGGTGCCATGGCGGCCATTATGGGCCTTTCTGCGGAGGAAACGGAAGCCGTCTGTCGCGAGGTCTCCGAAGAGGGTCGGATCTGTGAGGCCGCGAACTACAACGCACCGAGCCAGACGGTGATCTCCGGACACCGGGAAGCGGTAGACGAGGCGGTGAAGCGGGCAAAAGAGAGGGGGGCAAAAAAAGCGATTCCTCTCAAAGTGAGTGCTCCGTTCCACTGCTCTTTGATGAAACCTATGGCGCGCATGCTTCAGAGCGCGTTCAAGGAAGTTTCCTGGCATCGTCCTTCCTGTCCCGTTGTGGCTAACGTGAATGCCGAACCTGTGGAGGAGCTGCACGCCATAAGAGATGCTCTGTATCGGCAAACCTTCAACCCCGTGAGATGGGTCGCATCAATTTATACGATGGAACGTCTTGGTGTGGAAACCTTCATTGAATTCGGTCCGGGAAATGTGCTCTCGGGCCTCGTCAAGCGGACCCTTGAAAACGCGGTTACTCTGAATGTGCGGAACTCAGGCGAGTGCCGTGCCCTCGCCGAGCTTCTGAAGGGAGGGCGATGACGTGGGAAAACGGTCGGAATCGTTTTCTTCTGGAGCGTCCCCGAAGGTTGTCCTCGTCACGGGAGGTGCCCGTGGCATAGGCAAGGCGATCTCCCTGGAGATGGCCCGCCGCGGCTTTTCCGTGGCGATCAACTATAATACCTCCGCAGGACCTGCGGAAGAGCTTGTTCGAAACGCCGACGAGGTGGGAGTGCGCATTGCCGCCTACCAGGCAAACGTCACTGACGCGACGCAGGCGAAAAAACTCTTCGCGGAGATCAAGGCCGATCTCGGACCTGTGGACGTCCTCGTGAACAATGCGGGCATCACCAGGGACACGCTTCTTCTGCGCATGAAGGATGAAGACTGGGATGCAGTTCTCGAGACGAACCTTCGCTCCGTCTTTCTGTGTACCCGCGAAGCCCTTCGGGACATGAGCAGAAACCGCTGGGGAAGGATCATCTCCATCAGTTCCGTCATCGGACTTGTCGGCAACATTGGACAGGCGAATTATGCCGCCTCCAAGGCGGCGATCCTGGGGTTTACGAAAAGCGTCGCCCGGGAATACGGGGGAAGAAACATCACGGTGAATGCCG
Above is a genomic segment from Aminiphilus circumscriptus DSM 16581 containing:
- the fabG gene encoding 3-oxoacyl-[acyl-carrier-protein] reductase, with translation MGKRSESFSSGASPKVVLVTGGARGIGKAISLEMARRGFSVAINYNTSAGPAEELVRNADEVGVRIAAYQANVTDATQAKKLFAEIKADLGPVDVLVNNAGITRDTLLLRMKDEDWDAVLETNLRSVFLCTREALRDMSRNRWGRIISISSVIGLVGNIGQANYAASKAAILGFTKSVAREYGGRNITVNAVAPGFIGTDMTASLGEDVKREMLQRIPLGRAGTPEDVARVVAFLASEDAAYVTGQVIAVDGGMTMC
- the fabD gene encoding ACP S-malonyltransferase, giving the protein MKYAFLFPGQGAQEVGMGKTLLEEFAAARRVFEVVDGALGFPLSDMILNGPESELQKTEFTQPAIMTVGIALHSVLVEELGVTPAPVCSAGHSLGEYTAHVAAGTLTLEDAVRLVHLRGKLMQEAVPLGVGAMAAIMGLSAEETEAVCREVSEEGRICEAANYNAPSQTVISGHREAVDEAVKRAKERGAKKAIPLKVSAPFHCSLMKPMARMLQSAFKEVSWHRPSCPVVANVNAEPVEELHAIRDALYRQTFNPVRWVASIYTMERLGVETFIEFGPGNVLSGLVKRTLENAVTLNVRNSGECRALAELLKGGR